Genomic DNA from Danio rerio strain Tuebingen ecotype United States chromosome 5, GRCz12tu, whole genome shotgun sequence:
AAGCCAAGTTGCTCTACCTCTGACAAATCTCACCTCCATCCACAAACGATTTGGGTTGTCCCCTCAGGCTCAAACAGCCTTTTCTGAATTAAAGAGGTGCTTTATTTCTGCACCCATTTTGGTCAATCAAGACCCGATGTGTCAGTCTGTGGTGGAGGTGGATGCGTTGGAAGTAGGTGTAGAGGCCATTTTGTCTCAATGATCATCATCGGATGACAGAATACCCCCTTGCGCCTTCTTTCCCCACCAATGAACCCCTTCGGAACAGAACTACAACATCAGGAACAGGGAGTTACTGGCTGTCAGGTTAATGTTGGGTGAATGACATTACGGGCTGGAAGGGTTGGGGGTTCCTTTAGTGGTCTGGACCGACCATAAAAATTTATAATACATCAGATGCGCCAAATGACTTAATTTTCGTCAGGCTCACTGGGCTTTATTCTTTGGCCAGTTTAATTTCCACATCTCTTATCACCCAGGGTCCAAGAATGGAGAGGTAGGCGTCCTGTCGCTTTTAAGTGAGGTTGAACCCAGACACACCTTTCCAGTTGTTGTTCCTCTTAGACTTCCCTCACTTAAATTGGGACCCAAAGTCATCTGACCTTTTCCCATTATCAACGTGCTCAGTCCAGTGTCGATTAGACTCAAATTAAGTCCTCAGTTTAAAAACATTCACCCCGGTCTTTCATGTGTCAAAAATCAAATCCGTTCTTTGCTCCCCCCTGCAGCCCTTAACCTCTGCTCCTCTACCTCCCAGACTGGTTGAGGGTGCACTCACATACACAGTGCTCCGTCTCCTGGATGTGAGTAGGAGATTTAGAGGTTATCAGTATCTGGTAGACTGGAAGAGTTATAGTCTGGAGGAAAGTTGTTGGATTCCAGCTTGGGATATTCTGGACCACTCTCTCATTGATCAGTTTCATCAGGTCCATGGTGAGTCTTCAGGGAACGCAAGGGGACGTTCTTGAAGGAAGGGGTACTGTCACCGTGCCTTGAGTTCTCGCTCTCTTTTCCTGCTTTGTGTTACAGATTACCTCAACattcacctgctttcatttgcaGTCATAGGAGCACAGGTCATTTCAGCTAATTCATTCCACCTGCCTATTATTCTCTTTTTTCCTATTTATACCTATTCCTATTGCACgtcatttcccttcatgtttgtcagtatgtcatgagttgtgtgtctgtgtaaagCATTCTGTTACTCACCCTGTATTTGTGTCTAGGACTGCCAGTGAGTGAGTGTCCCGTTGTTTTGGAATTTTTCCTCTGCACTTCCTCAGTGTTCACTTAACtgagtttctttgtttttttgcttttcctgaaacTCACTCCTTAAATAAAGATTTTGTGTTTCTGCATTTGACTTCACCTCTTCTTTGCTCGTGACACTTATAGTTAACTCCAATCTTAAATGTGCTCTttagatttacaaacattactACAAATCTTTTGAATTCCTATACTTCACAAATTAGTTTTACTTGAAATTAGGCCTTTAAAGGCCACCAAAACCACATGTACTCTCAGTAGGTTTGTGTAATAACTCTGAGGCAATCTTGCTTGCTGTGTGCCAGAAGAGGTGTGGCCCTTTACACATGTGCAGGGTGAATCTTTGCAGCACACGCAGTTGATTTCAAGGGTCCTGTACTTTCATTTCAAATCAAGCCTGCCAAGAGGCTGGGCAAGACCGGATGTAGTTTTAGTTTGTGTCATTCGCCTACTAGGCAGTGGCAATCTGCTTTCAAGACTACCATCGCTTACTTCATTTTCATATTGCTGCTGGACTCATCACTCAAGGCAAGTACATTTTATGCTTGTGCTTGTTATCATGTTAGAAAATCCAATCAGAAGTTGtattataataaatttttatGTAGACTGGGTTTGTTATTCTAtatgaaaaaaactatattatttgTCTATTAGAAAGGCATGGTATAGCTGCACTCTTGAAAATAAAGgagtaaatattgtaaatatgttCTTTATTGACATGGATGGTTCCATAAAGAGGCTTTAACATctataaaaacattatattatacaAAAGGCTCTTTATAGAGTGAAACTGTACTTCATTGTATCAATATGTTTTTTACACTAACAAAACAAGGCATACAGGCATTACTGAAAGCCATTTTTGGggactttatttttaagagtgattAACAAATATTCTTTAACATAAAGATTCTTTATTAATACAGATGTTTCTGTGAAGAATCTTTAACATTTATAGATCCtttttatttccaaaaaaaaaaaaaagttcttgaaTGTGGAAAAGGTAAGACCATTAAAATGTTCTTCATGTTGTGGGAAACCAAATGGCAAGGGCAAAAGGGGAAAATCctccactttttttttaagtataatgAAACCTTCCCTAATGCACAGAAGTTAATGTTTTTGGTTGTATATTGTACAATTTTGAATTATTGAATTGTGTATATATGTTGTACAGTGACCTTGGGTTTCTTGAAAGGTCCTTTAaatcaaatttattattaatatcaatatattttaaagggatagtcacCCAAGATGCAACTTTTGTAATCGTTTAAACTTtctttacactgtaaacaaatcctggttgccttaatttacttgtttttaaaataacttatttttaagctgaatcaaattcactttattagtccattgaacttatattatgttaaactgacttaaaacagcttgtgtaacgtatacaattaagttagaacatgattaacttaatttaataagttacaatgacctaaaaacgtATGTTGTCTGGACCAATcgatcatataatttttacagtgtacttgtttgactttcattcttctgttgaacacaaaataaggtattttgaaGCTAGAAACAtgtaatggaggtcaatggttacatgtttgcagctttcttcaaaacatcttcctttgtgttcaacagaagaatgaaagtcGTGAAGGTTTATAACCACACGAGGGTCAATAAATGAGGAAATAAtccttttttggtgaactatccattaAAGAACTGCTTGTTCAAAGGATTTTTGAGAAACCAAATTGGCATTTCAGTAAAGATCCCATCTTGAAAGCTTAACTTTTAAGAGAAGACTTTATAGTTGTGATTAAAAGCATGCTAAGTGATGAGTAAGTGTTTCTGCAAGTTCACACCATCACATCATATCGCTTTTAATCTCTACTTTCAAAATGAATTTCGAATTGTTCCAACACCATCTCTCCTCTTTGTCTTCACAGTACTTGTGCCATGAAACATAACCATGCCCTCTGTTGTCTGTTTGCCTTTCTACTGCTCTACAATTTCTTAACCTGGAGTAAAAGCATGCTATTCTTAACTCACACTGCCACCAGCCAGCCTAAAAGTCTCGAGCATAACCTCACCATCCTCCTATGGCACTGGCCATTTGGAGTTCATTACAGACTACAAAGAGGCATCTGTATGAGTCAATACAAAATCCCTAAATGCTTCCTGGAAGACAACAGATCCCTTTTCTCTCAAGCAGATGTTGTAGTCTTCCACCATCATGAGCTCTGGACCGGATACTCCGAGCTTCCTCTCCATTTGTCACGTCCACCAAAGCAGAAGTGGATTTGGTTATCACTGGAGCCTCCCATTAACAACCGCGACCTGAGGAACTACTCCAGCATCTTCAACTGGACCATGAGTTACCGTCGAGATGCTGACATCTTCATGCCTTACGGAGAGCTTATCGCCAAATCGACTAACACTACATATGTCATTCCCAGTAAAAGTGACTGTCTGGTTTGTTGGGTGGTCAGTAAATACAAATCCAACCAGAGTCGCTCTCTAGTTTTCCATCAGCTGAAAAAGCACATTCCTTCCAGACGTATTGAAGTGTATGGTCAATGGACAAACCGGCCACTCTCAAACAAAAAGCTGCTATCCACCATATCGCAATGTTACTTCTACCTAGCATTTGAAAACTCAATATCCACAGATTATATTACAGAGAAGCTGTGGAGAAACTCTTTTCAGGCAGGAAGTGTGCCGGTAGTGCTCGGCCCACCACGGAATGTTTATGAATTATATATTCCACCAGGATCTTTCATCCATGTGAATGACTTCAGCAGTGTTAAGGAACTGGCTGCTTTCTTAAATCAAGTTGCTGCTGACAGAAAGCGATACGAGTCTTATTTTAAATGGCATCTTCATTATGATGTTAGAATGTACACCGATTGGAGAGAGAGATTGTGTCATATTTGCTTGCATCATGAGCAGCTTTCTGAGCATAAAAAAGTGTACAATGACCTGTACAGTTGGGTCAATCGATAACCTTGCGTCCATATTGACTTTTGTGACTTTTTTTGTCATAAATAATCAGTGTTTGATAGAATGATGAATAATGCATTtcaataatatgaaataattaatgaaaataaaaataaatgagaacATCAAGGTTTGTAGATTTTCGTATAGTTACATCTTATTTGACATATATGAATCTTTTAACATATATTGTTTGTGGTTAATGCATGTTTAAAGTATtagtagtgataataataatgtttaacctCTATCAGAGTCAGTGTTACCAGATACAGCAGACTTTTTCCCAGCCCAAAAGTTGTCCAAAATCTGCTCGAAGGCACAAAAAATGCtcaaaatattagattaatattttatttaatttgaatttatttaaatcaaaattaaccTAGCTACtttaactgttatatatattttaaaccatACAGCTACCAACAtcagcagtcacagaaccacaacataatTAGATCACATCGAAACACTGCCCCCCTCCCACCCACACTGCGCTTATTAATGTGTAAATTACACTACCTATAAGagtatgttttattttagtaatgGAGTATTCATTTGTCCCATTTGGCGTTTTACATTACTTTGAACATGATTAGTTGCTGCTTGCAAATCAGATAACACttttatgtttgttcttgctgtgtTACGATAAACTGCAGTGACTTTAACTGCAGGCTCTGAGTGATGCGCGTGCATGGGAgagtccagcctgatctcacaagaaaacgtaagtattttacgttttgccagtttagtggctaattcgtacgaattcgtacgagttcagtcgtacgaaatggtatgattttaaaaaggaggcgtggcacctgaccccacccctaaccccaaccgtcattgggggataagcaaatcgtactaaattgtacaaattagattgtacgaattcatacgaattagccactaaatgaaaaagttacgaattgccgtgagattgtgttggagagTCAGATTTTAATACAACTTTCCTTCATCTTCTCTTGCGAGTGGGCCATGTGGTTTGCAATATTcactggtcactactaactgaatggAGTCTATGCCATTTTTTACccacacaatcaaattcaaaaccgcccaattTGGCGAGacaccgcccaatctggcaacactgattaTAGTTTAATTTTGcctttttaagattttattttaaaaataaaacattagtaaataaaaaatagtttaagaGGTCTAGGCTTTTAAAATTTTGAAGAACTATTtgcaaaaatgacaaataataagtaaataatattatataaatatacacaaatacaaatataaacaagAGATTATGTCTTCTAATATTTAGTAATACCTTTTTGCAATAAATGAGTATGTAAGTGTTTAAagctaaatatataattttactgttaataatatgcatttcgaacaattattataatatacaaaaatacatttatttaacatttgcatttctattattgttattacatttaagcattttttaaatatgtatttacaataaaaaagtattaacttttaactttaaaatgaattgacacatttttctttaaagagaatggattatatttatttatttatgtatttatttatttagttatttaaacaaattcatatatttatagagcacatttaaaaacacaagactgaccaaagtgctgcaCATAggtcaaagtaaaataaaaatacagaatataaaaacataacaatAAGACAAGAGAAACaactgaatacatttaaaaaataaagtggtagaaaagactataaaaataatattaaaagtgaAGCTAAATAGCTCAATCTTTAGGAGAGATTTAAAATAGATAGTTATGGAGCAATTCTAATCTCAAGGGGCAAAATGTTCCATAACCAAGGACCCGCCACAGAGAAAGCTTTGTCCCCTCTACATTTCAGGCTGGACAGAGgacttaaaaaaagattttgatcACTTGATCTAAAAGATCTCACAGGAGTTTAAAATATTAACAGCTCTAAAAAAGATAAGTTGGGGCTAGATTATAAAGGGATTTAAAGACCAATCAAAGCACTTACAAATCAATTCTGAATTGGATGGGTCAGCCGATGAAGGCCCCTTATTGAAGAGAGGTAGTGTGGTCATATttcctccttttaaaaataaatctagcataaacaataataaacagtGGTGTTAGCTTGTCATTTTATCTCTAATTTCAAGACTGAATGCTGGTAAGCGCTGCTAAATAAAGATGTGAATGCTTGGGGTGGAGAAACACCCTTCCGATACAACATTCAGGAGTTACCATTAGGTTTTCGTCAAATGATCTTACAGTTACACCAATGTGATCATACTTAACCgtactataaaagtaaaatcaacattaacaacaaaaaattaacCACCCCTGAAAAGTAGAGCagatcagaacagaaaaaaatataatacaataatgctGCCTACAAAAAGCACAAATGAGTCAGAAGGAAGCATGCCAACTCACCCTTGCATCCGTAGGGTGTTGGTTATAGAAATCAGTTAAAATGTTTACTCAAAAAGGACATTTCCGGTTAATTTTTCTTACCAACAGGCAAGGATGTAGGTAACCCTTATTTTCTTCAGATGCATTAAAGAATATGTTCGATGAAACTATATGGTAATTTATTCAAGTTAAGAACTACCAGCAATTTGAAAGTTTATAAGGTGCCATAAAGATTTATGCAGTAAGTGAAATGATTCTCTGATATCTGCTTAGTAGGTAAATAGCTTAGGTTAGTTAAAAAGATTCTAAAGAAATTGTTTTTATAAGCTCATTTAATACACAAAAATGACCCCTAGAAAGAAAAGTTCCATTATGACCATATTTGGAACAGTTGTGCATATTTATGAGCTCTGCTTTGACTCCAGCACTGTTGTGCAGCTGTCTCCTctgctctctttctttctctcttatacacacacgcacacacatacacacagcattATATACTCTGAAACAAACATATGCTATGCAACATAATCATACTTTATTTgagaaattatattttaacaaattgAAAAGTTTGCATGTGGCATCCCTCAAGAAATATTAACAATTTCTCAATATCCTTTTGTATTATTTTCCTTTGGTATTAACTGCAATTTTTAATAACTtgcaatgagtctgttacagTGTTGTGCAGGAATTGTGGCTTATTCATctttgtaaaatgtttgtaattcagccacattggaaAGCTTTTAAGTCTGAACCGTTTTTTTAGGGGCATGCCACATCATCTCAATTGGACTCAGGTCAGGATTTTGACTAGGCCACTAAACTGAGGCCTACAATTTTTAGATGTTGTTGTGGGGGTGTTTTGTAACCTCTTGAATGAGTTATAGCTGCACTCTTGTGGTCATATTGGTTGGCAGGACACTCCTGGGAAGGTTCTCAACTGTTCCATTTTTTTGACATGTGTATATTGGCTCTCACCTTGGATGGTTTGCTGTAGTCCTAAAGCATTAGAATTTGCTTTGTAATCTTTCCAGACTGGTAGAtgtcaattattttctttctcatttgtttttgacttctttttttttttaatctcggCATGATGTCTAgtagcttttgaggatctttaGGTCTACTACACTTTGCCAGGCAGCAAAGTGATTTTTTGATTGTGTACAGGTGTGGAAGTAATCAGGCCTGGGTATGGCTACAGAAATTGATCTCAGGTGTGATaaaccatacactgtaaaaagttcttCAAGGGTGTTGTCCATaggaattaattttaaaaagtatatttcttCCAATAAATTGATTACCTTTCCATTTTGAATTAATTTAAGCTTTACATAAGTAAAAATTGCGATTGTTTTTGTAACTTATTATTACccattaaaaaactgttttttacTGACCTTCAAAATAAATTGCTTCAACAAAACTCTATTTAAGTGTTTATATCCAAAGTAAAACTTCACGACCCGCCCACATGACGCAGCACGCATGCAGAGCAACGACACCGTTGCTCATACCTGTACCGGACCAGTTTCGACGTTCTGTGGAGTTTTTGAGGGCTTTATACAACGTGCAACACATGTAAGTAACTGTTTACATTGCATAAAGTTAGGTTTTAGCCGACTGATCACGCatttattgcactgtaaaatgtaaacaagtCGCCTTTCATGACAGTAACGGTTAAGTTTGTCAGTTTGGCAAGCGCCATGCGGCCTTACCGAAAGTACGGAATTTAACATTAATCTTAAAACAACTATCGCAAACGTAGGATCGACATATGTTAGATATATTGCCAGATTATGTTTCTACTTTGTTTTGTGTactttttacaaaaaaacattgtcattttgtTTGTCTAGTATAGCTTTGGTGAAAGGGAATTATTCTGTCTCAAATCATTCGTCTTAAATGTTATGCCTCTTTCCGAATTAGCTAGCAGAACACCACTAGCATGGGCTATCTTACTCGTACATGTGTCAGTTATAAGTTAACGGCTAAGTTTGTAGTCACAAATGTATTTCCTGCTTGATTGAAAAAGATGAGGACATTATATTTTTACCACCTATCTCTGCAATGTATCATAAAAATTGTTTAAGGTTTAACTTTATCTTTTGAtaatttgtttgaaatattttaatttgccttaaatcatttgttcaatttaaaagattaaatgtttatttgcatTGCAATATTATCAATGATCCTGATGTTTACCTAAACTCTTCTTTTAATTTGTGTTGCTTTTTTAGAGAGATGTCAGAAGCATAAATGACATGATGGCTAGGACATATAGCTGGGGGAGAATGGAAGTGGTTGTCCAGAGCCCAGATGTGCAAAAATTAAAGAAAGATGGCCTGCCCAGGTAAATGATTTATCAATGACATGCTGCTTGGCAAATAATGGTGAACAAAGATGTTTATGTGATGCTAGACACACTTTTTGCTGAACACATACTGAAAATTTTACCTCACATGTTTTATGGAGGATTTCATTACATAGGAATAAAAGGTTGCCAATTCTTTACACATTTGGTTCCAAATAACAGACAAACAATTGATGTATTACAGATAAATGAAGAATTCCAAAGGTGTACTGGTGTTCCACAAGAATCGGTTTTTATGTCCCAGCTGGACAAATACACTCCAAAACTTCTTGACCTGTTTAGTGCGAAGGGTGCAGCGACTGGTGAAAACATCAATTGGAGTTATTGGAACTGATACAGGTAAGGCAAACATGGTAACAATGTGGCTGATGCATGTTTATGCAGTAAGTACTTTATTTACTCATCTTGCCTAATAGGTAAATAGTGCAAAACAAAGTCATTAATTTTAagggtaaatataaaaaaagcgtgtgtgtgtgtctctgtgtctgtgtatatgtatgtgcgtatgtgtatgtatatatatatatatatatatatatatatatatatatatatatatatatatatatatatatgtgtgtgtgttatttgtgtatatatgtatatgtgcgtgtctgtgtgtgtatatatagatagatagatagatagatagatagatagatagatagatagatagatagatagatagatagatagatagatagatagatagagttgaACTCTGTTGAATAGGTTGTACAGAACCACACTGATAATGACATTTTACGTTTGTAGTTATATTGCCTGCAAtattcatatttttcattattcactTACCAACTATAGGATTCAAGTACCTCTGTGGTGAGGAAGAGAGACGTGGCTCTGAGATGCCTCGTTGAATACATGGGAGAGAGTGGGCAAAAGCTGATCTCTGACTACTATGTAAGTATTGTTTAAAAAGCATAGTTTGACTTTTTTGGGAAAGGCACACATTCCTCAGATATCAATCTTATGTCTGACTGAATTATAGTACAAAGATGGAGCTCTGTCAAACATTCGAAACACGCCTACAAACACCTAAATAAATATGCAGGAACCAGGGTCCCAAGTTAACCTTTTGGACTTTTAGTTGCTTGTAgacttgatttaaaaaataatgtcatttttaactgcagtttcacaaAAGTAAAATCCTTGTTTTACATGATGCAAAAATCATAATCATCTGACAATATAACTGTCAGAATGGCTTTTTCAGTTTTGCCACTTATTGTTCTGTTTTTTCTCATACAGGGAAAAACAGAGAGCAGTGTCTATGAAGACTTGAAAATGCGCAATATGCAGATATATGTCTGCCGTGTTCCAGATGTGGTGGGCATCATCATTGAGGGCATCCCTGTGCTTACTCGTCTTGGAAACCACGCCAGGGCTATGAACTTGCAGTATCCACCACAACTCAGCAAAACATTTTAGGTGTTTCAAAGACATTTTGTGGGACTTGACACACTGCGTCCAAAGTCTTCCTCCTGATTCATGACACAAAAACTTCTGAGTTAGTTAATTAGTTGCCGCTCAGAGGTTCTGTTTCTTTGCTTCATCACTTTTGTTCAATGGACAGTTTGACTTGGAACAATGTGGTAGTCACGCACCGACTTCTTCAGTTTCTGGATAAGTCTGCAGCAAATATGGGCATTTGATTTGCTTTTGTATATATGGGGCAAAGTTTGTTTTGTTATGTCAAATGCTGAGATCAGaggcactttattttttttatttcaatgttgTAGTACATTTGAAAATGTACTGTACTGTGTACACAACAGGCATCAGTTGGACACCTCAAACCCCCATgaggatccacacacacacacacacacacacacacgctcagttTTAATGGGTAAAgtttagaagggatacagctgcagatactcgcatcattcattcattttccttcagcttagtccttcatttatcaggggttgccacagcgaaatgagccaccaactactctgacctatgttttacacagtggatgcccttccagctgcaacccagtactgggagacacccatacacacttatatacTATGGCCAATCAATTCCCCTatcgcacctggaggaaacccatgccaacatggggagaacatgcaaactccaaacagaaacaccaactgacccagccgggactcaaaccagcaaccttccaaggccacaatgctaaccactgagcctacTTGCataaatatagcatcatttttgtgacattgtacaacaattatatgtatatatttagcgtactgtgagggttgggctTAAGTTTGGGGTAGACCttaataaaatactgtttactgggtaatttaataaatgatacgAGTATATTACTGCTTTTACACTGTGaaggttggggtagatgttaataaaatgtatttaattcaaattttatgggtattgtaatatataatctaaactatatgataacaataatattaattcctCACATCTATATAGCGCTTaactgggcactcaaagcgctttacacacattgaggggaatctcctcatcctccaccagtgtgcagcatccacttggattacgcgacggcagccatactgcaccagactgcacaccagctgattggtggagaggagacagagtgatgaagacagtgatgatatggggatggtcaggaggccatgatggacagaggccattgggcagatttggccaggatgccagggttaaacccctactctttttccaaggatatcctgggatttttaacgagcacagagagtcgggacctcggtttaacgtctcatccgaaagatagAATGGTTTACTTGTATCGCTTGTTGCAAAAatgttttcaattattttcttaaattcatgaatgaaaatatacaatTACAATCAGGAGATCAATATAAGAGAGATACAAGAGAGGGAAAATACAAGTGACATTAACAGCAGGTAATGTCACCTGTAAATAaacaggggaaaaataaacaggggggctaataattctgacttcaactgtaataacAAAAATCggacacatttttttgttgttgcacatACAGAAGGATTTAAGCAGTCAACTTCAATCAGAAAATGTGGAAAACAAAAATtcctaacaaaataaaaaagataaagtcTTCAGATTCATGTGCAAAAtctatgtaataataaataatttaaacttaaagATAGGAGGagtgtttaaataataatgcaaGTCAAACCAAAACttgacacattcacacatacaaaataaaagttttacagTTTCATCATCCTTACCACAAACTGGAGAACGACTCGGAATATcaacatatttgtaaataaatgagatttttattgcagtattttaaaatgcctttatttttattaggaagAAAGTATTTATAAGGCAACAACCAAGCTTTTCTCCAGTCTACATTATTAACTAATGCAACCCAACAGAATCTGCCTCACAGAACAATACGATGACTTTGCTGAGGAATTAAATggatctgttcattcattcatttccttttcgatttattccctttattaatcaggggtcgccacagtggaatgaaccgccaacttatccagaatgttttactcagcggatgcccttccagctgcaacccattactgttAAACATGCATacattctcatttacacacacacactcgtacactacggccagtttagttgatcaattcccctaaagcGTATGTGATTGGACtgtgacccagccgggacttgaatcagtgaccttcttgctgtgaggtgattgtgctacccactgtgccaccgtgatgcataaatgattatgtttattattttaatgtattgtataTGACTATTGCCCAGATGCATTACACCAGTGGGGATATCTCTACGAACAGTATTATAATCTCTGAAGTGAGTAGGAAAGTCACGAACAGTCATAAAGCGTTCATAACACAGTAAGTTCCCCAAATCATCAAGTACAGAAAATAATCACTTGTAACAACAACTGCTGGCTGCTGGGATTGACGTCATTTTTGGAAGGCGCGTGCTGCTGGCTCTGACGTCACTCTCGGAACACGCGCGGGTTCTTTTAAACCGTCATTTCTCTGTCGGATTATCAAACTTACATTCCACTTTACTGCTGTTAACACTGTTTCCCAGCGCACGATGGCGAAGACGATTGCGAGAACTGCGAGGTCCATCGCGGCCCAGATAAACGTGTGCTGCTCCTACATCCACAGCAAATACCAGCAGCTGCAGGCCTTCCGCCGACAAGTCAAACGGAGGACCAGACCCAAGCACTGGGACTGGATAGAAGACTTCGAGCTCGAGCACGAGCTGCGCTTCCCCACCCGCGGGCCCCGGAGCCTGCTCAAGCTGCGGAACCTGCAGCACTTCCTGCGGGAAACCGAGCAGGACTGGTG
This window encodes:
- the zmp:0000001132 gene encoding alpha-(1,3)-fucosyltransferase 7 — encoded protein: MKHNHALCCLFAFLLLYNFLTWSKSMLFLTHTATSQPKSLEHNLTILLWHWPFGVHYRLQRGICMSQYKIPKCFLEDNRSLFSQADVVVFHHHELWTGYSELPLHLSRPPKQKWIWLSLEPPINNRDLRNYSSIFNWTMSYRRDADIFMPYGELIAKSTNTTYVIPSKSDCLVCWVVSKYKSNQSRSLVFHQLKKHIPSRRIEVYGQWTNRPLSNKKLLSTISQCYFYLAFENSISTDYITEKLWRNSFQAGSVPVVLGPPRNVYELYIPPGSFIHVNDFSSVKELAAFLNQVAADRKRYESYFKWHLHYDVRMYTDWRERLCHICLHHEQLSEHKKVYNDLYSWVNR